The Lycium ferocissimum isolate CSIRO_LF1 chromosome 10, AGI_CSIRO_Lferr_CH_V1, whole genome shotgun sequence genome window below encodes:
- the LOC132032696 gene encoding probable leucine-rich repeat receptor-like protein kinase At1g35710: MASHHFIYFLVMVSLMVTNTSAHKACHPDDLKGLIDFKSCIHTDTSGRLSKWKGQDCCNWPGISCNSKTNRVVEINLPGYYLDGDDESPRSVSSTMSGTISASISLLTSLEVLDLNKLVGLTGQIPHSIGALKNLKQLTLETNQISGAIPESLCTNLTSLTILRLENNHLTGGIPESIGNLQALQKLSLSNNSLTGKIPFSITKLKSIISILLDQNQLVGEIQLPLVPGQWPSIQHLSLANNRLTGVIPNSIGYLTTLTTFSVSNNQLTGSIPSSLGNLKELQILKVNNNSLSVELSSCICGLTELSVLHISHNKIQGPLPGCVSSFKYLLEKEVDVSFKRTAVLPTGWH; this comes from the coding sequence ATGGCATCCCATCACTTTATCTATTTTCTAGTAATGGTCTCTCTAATGGTCACCAATACTAGTGCACATAAGGCATGTCATCCTGATGATCTCAAGGGTCTCATTGACTTCAAATCTTGCATACACACTGATACTTCTGGCAGACTAAGCAAATGGAAAGGCCAAGATTGTTGCAATTGGCCAGGCATTTCTTGCAACTCTAAAACTAACAGAGTTGTAGAAATCAATCTCCCTGGTTACTATCTTGATGGTGATGATGAATCTCCGAGATCCGTGTCAAGCACAATGAGTGGCACAATTTCTGCTTCAATTTCACTTCTCACTTCACTTGAAGTCCTTGATCTCAACAAACTAGTTGGATTAACAGGACAAATTCCTCACTCCATTGGGGCTCTCAAGAATCTCAAACAACTTACTTTAGAGACCAATCAAATTTCTGGTGCAATACCAGAGTCATTATGCACAAACTTGACATCTTTGACAATTTTGAGACTTGAAAATAACCACTTGACAGGGGGAATACCAGAAAGTATAGGGAATTTGCAAGCACTGCAGAAGCTTTCTTTGTCAAACAATTCCTTAACTGGCAAAATCCCATTTTCTATTACCAAACTAAAGTCCATTATCAGCATTTTACTAGACCAAAATCAGCTTGTGGGAGAAATACAATTGCCTTTGGTTCCTGGCCAATGGCCTTCAATTCAACATTTGAGTCTTGCAAATAATAGACTCACTGGGGTTATACCTAATTCAATTGGCTACTTGACAACACTTACAACATTCTCAGTATCAAATAATCAACTCACAGGGTCAATTCCGTCGAGTTTGGGAAATCTAAAAGAATTGCAAATATTGAAGGTCAATAACAATAGTTTATCTGTTGAGTTATCAAGCTGCATCTGTGGACTTACTGAGCTTAGTGTCCTGCATATTTCTCACAACAAGATCCAAGGACCATTGCCTGGTTGTGTTTCTTCATTTAAGTACCTTCTAGAAAAGGAAGTCGATGTATCATTCAAACGTACAGCCGTTCTTCCCACAGGATGGCACTAA